One Brienomyrus brachyistius isolate T26 chromosome 24, BBRACH_0.4, whole genome shotgun sequence DNA segment encodes these proteins:
- the LOC125720017 gene encoding 14-3-3 protein epsilon-like isoform X1, translated as MGDRDDLVYQAKLAEQAERYDEMVESMKKVAGMDVELTVEERNLLSVAYKNVIGARRASWRIISSIEQKEETKGGEDKLKMIREYRQTVETELKSICNDILDVLDKHLIPAANTGESKVFYYKMKGDYHRYLAEFATGNDRKEAAENSLVAYKAASDIAMIELPPTHPIRLGLALNFSVFYYEILNSPDRACRLAKAAFDDAIAELDTLSEESYKDSTLIMQLLRDNLTLWTSDMQGDGDEQNKEALQDAEDENQ; from the exons ATGGGAGACCGAGACGACCTCGTGTACCAGGCCAAGCTTGCCGAGCAGGCTGAGCGATACGACG AAATGGTGGAGTCCATGAAGAAGGTGGCAGGTATGGACGTGGAACTGActgtggaggagaggaacctgCTCTCCGTAGCGTACAAGAACGTGATCGGGGCTCGCCGAGCATCCTGGAGGATCATCAGCAGCATTGAGCAGAAGGAGGAGACCAAGGGCGGCGAGGACAAGCTGAAGATGATCCGCGAGTACCGACAGACG GTTGAGACAGAGCTCAAGTCCATCTGTAATGACATTTTGGATGTACTGGACAAGCACCTCATTCCCGCTGCGAACACAGGGGAGTCCAAGGTGTTCTACTACAAAAT GAAAGGCGATTACCACCGGTATCTGGCGGAGTTCGCAACGGGCAACGACAGGAAGGAGGCGGCGGAGAACAGCCTGGTGGCGTACAAGGCGGCCAGCGACATCGCCATGATAGAGctgccccccacacaccccatcCGCCTGGGCCTCGCCCTCAACTTCTCCGTGTTCTACTATGAGATCCTGAACTCCCCCGACCGCGCGTGCAG GTTGGCCAAGGCGGCCTTTGACGACGCCATCGCCGAACTCGACACATTGAGCGAAGAAAGCTACAAGGACTCCACACTCATCATGCAGCTGCTACGTGACAACTTAACACTATGGACTTCAGACATGCAGGGAGACG GTGATGAACAGAATAAAGAAGCACTGCAGGACGCTGAGGACGAGAATCAGTGA
- the LOC125720017 gene encoding 14-3-3 protein epsilon-like isoform X2 → MGDRDDLVYQAKLAEQAERYDEMVESMKKVAGMDVELTVEERNLLSVAYKNVIGARRASWRIISSIEQKEETKGGEDKLKMIREYRQTVETELKSICNDILDVLDKHLIPAANTGESKVFYYKMKGDYHRYLAEFATGNDRKEAAENSLVAYKAASDIAMIELPPTHPIRLGLALNFSVFYYEILNSPDRACRLAKAAFDDAIAELDTLSEESYKDSTLIMQLLRDNLTLWTSDMQGDDS, encoded by the exons ATGGGAGACCGAGACGACCTCGTGTACCAGGCCAAGCTTGCCGAGCAGGCTGAGCGATACGACG AAATGGTGGAGTCCATGAAGAAGGTGGCAGGTATGGACGTGGAACTGActgtggaggagaggaacctgCTCTCCGTAGCGTACAAGAACGTGATCGGGGCTCGCCGAGCATCCTGGAGGATCATCAGCAGCATTGAGCAGAAGGAGGAGACCAAGGGCGGCGAGGACAAGCTGAAGATGATCCGCGAGTACCGACAGACG GTTGAGACAGAGCTCAAGTCCATCTGTAATGACATTTTGGATGTACTGGACAAGCACCTCATTCCCGCTGCGAACACAGGGGAGTCCAAGGTGTTCTACTACAAAAT GAAAGGCGATTACCACCGGTATCTGGCGGAGTTCGCAACGGGCAACGACAGGAAGGAGGCGGCGGAGAACAGCCTGGTGGCGTACAAGGCGGCCAGCGACATCGCCATGATAGAGctgccccccacacaccccatcCGCCTGGGCCTCGCCCTCAACTTCTCCGTGTTCTACTATGAGATCCTGAACTCCCCCGACCGCGCGTGCAG GTTGGCCAAGGCGGCCTTTGACGACGCCATCGCCGAACTCGACACATTGAGCGAAGAAAGCTACAAGGACTCCACACTCATCATGCAGCTGCTACGTGACAACTTAACACTATGGACTTCAGACATGCAGGGAGACG ATTCCTAA